The Algoriphagus sp. TR-M9 genome has a window encoding:
- a CDS encoding cupin domain-containing protein has translation MKSILTLAISLATMASWAQKPDAGDRVIHNDPAKYRELSAVHQGAGKMGFTQLVGRNDLSTNFLYLHSGEIQAKSGIGHHFHHSIEEMYILLEGEAEFTVNGRTSTLKGPVAVPCKLGDAHAIYNSGDEPLKWLNYAVSERKAQGDAFDLGDTREGADIDEIPVFVSYQFDQAKLRDENHPYVGNGALARRAFGPEVFKTNWNNVDHLVIPVGKSVGPRRLEGVEEVYYVMKGKGNLSIEGVTKPVVADDAFTGLLGETITLTNTGSDDLELLVIGVAVSADKNSISQNALSEPKAMALQMDFVVLPENAEAFEKMYHSIYVPAMTVQDGYLSSKLLRLFPEEQAKGIEAEPTAFNYQIQISFDTEENRMKWVASPQHQIAWPAASSLAEEFKWRGYDVMGEDDQR, from the coding sequence ATGAAAAGTATTTTAACCTTAGCCATTTCTCTTGCCACGATGGCATCTTGGGCTCAGAAACCTGATGCTGGAGATCGAGTAATTCATAATGACCCCGCAAAATACCGGGAGCTATCTGCAGTACACCAAGGTGCTGGAAAAATGGGCTTTACCCAATTAGTTGGGCGAAATGATCTTTCCACCAACTTTCTTTATCTCCACTCTGGAGAGATACAGGCGAAATCTGGGATAGGTCACCATTTTCACCATTCTATTGAGGAAATGTACATTTTGCTTGAGGGCGAAGCTGAATTCACCGTGAATGGTCGTACTTCTACCCTGAAAGGTCCAGTTGCTGTGCCCTGCAAACTAGGTGATGCCCATGCTATTTATAATTCCGGTGATGAACCTTTGAAATGGTTGAATTATGCTGTTTCGGAAAGAAAAGCTCAGGGAGATGCCTTTGACCTAGGTGATACTCGTGAAGGAGCTGATATTGATGAAATACCTGTTTTTGTTTCCTACCAATTTGATCAAGCTAAACTTCGGGATGAGAATCATCCCTACGTTGGGAATGGAGCATTGGCGCGAAGAGCTTTTGGTCCAGAGGTCTTTAAAACCAATTGGAACAATGTGGATCATCTGGTAATTCCCGTGGGGAAATCAGTTGGTCCTCGGAGATTGGAAGGTGTGGAGGAAGTTTATTATGTCATGAAAGGCAAGGGGAATCTTTCGATTGAAGGGGTGACAAAACCTGTGGTAGCTGATGACGCATTTACAGGCTTATTAGGAGAAACGATCACATTGACTAATACAGGTTCGGATGATCTTGAATTATTGGTAATCGGTGTTGCAGTCTCTGCTGATAAAAACTCTATTTCCCAGAATGCCCTTTCTGAGCCAAAAGCTATGGCTTTACAGATGGACTTTGTGGTGTTGCCGGAAAATGCTGAGGCCTTCGAAAAAATGTATCATTCGATTTACGTTCCGGCGATGACCGTTCAAGACGGATATTTAAGCTCTAAACTCTTGAGGCTTTTTCCAGAAGAGCAAGCAAAAGGCATAGAAGCTGAGCCAACCGCATTCAATTATCAAATCCAAATATCTTTTGATACCGAGGAAAATCGAATGAAATGGGTGGCCAGTCCACAGCATCAAATAGCATGGCCTGCAGCATCGTCTTTAGCAGAGGAATTCAAATGGCGGGGTTATGATGTGATGGGTGAAGATGATCAGCGATAA
- a CDS encoding SMP-30/gluconolactonase/LRE family protein — MKKPILTLIGFALLYSAGAQDIKPTATVEYVSEELSGIIKKDAKVEVIAEGFQFTEGPIWVAKEKMLLLSDVPANTIYKWTEAEGKEVFLKPGGYTGTTERGGFMGSNGLLLTPDGKLWICQHGDRRIAELNTSLSDPKPEYSTVAGEYDGKKLNSPNDLTLSKAGNLYFTDPSYGLASDSKKEIDYQGVYKMDPTGKVTMLLDSIDQPNGIAIFPDQKTLLVSNSDPEKKRWYAYDLAKDGSITSGRIFYDASNSSEPGLCDGFKIDKKGNVFASGPGGIWIFNKSGEILGKIKLEGATAANCALTPDGKTLFITAEKHLLRMKMR, encoded by the coding sequence ATGAAAAAACCCATTTTAACCCTGATAGGCTTTGCGCTACTCTATTCAGCTGGAGCACAAGACATCAAGCCTACTGCCACCGTTGAATACGTGTCTGAAGAACTTTCTGGCATCATAAAAAAAGATGCGAAAGTAGAAGTCATTGCCGAAGGTTTTCAATTTACCGAAGGACCAATTTGGGTGGCAAAGGAGAAAATGCTTTTACTTTCCGATGTCCCAGCCAACACCATCTATAAATGGACTGAAGCCGAAGGAAAAGAAGTTTTTTTAAAACCTGGCGGCTACACCGGCACAACAGAGCGAGGTGGTTTTATGGGATCAAATGGCTTATTACTCACTCCAGACGGAAAACTGTGGATTTGCCAGCATGGAGATAGAAGGATAGCAGAATTGAACACTTCGCTCTCCGATCCAAAACCAGAATACTCAACCGTAGCGGGGGAATACGACGGGAAAAAACTAAACAGCCCGAATGATTTGACTTTGTCCAAAGCAGGCAATTTATACTTTACTGATCCATCTTATGGACTGGCAAGTGATTCAAAAAAGGAAATTGACTATCAGGGTGTTTACAAAATGGATCCAACCGGCAAAGTCACCATGCTACTTGACTCTATCGATCAACCAAATGGAATAGCGATTTTCCCAGATCAGAAAACACTGCTAGTTTCCAATTCTGACCCAGAGAAAAAAAGATGGTATGCTTATGACTTAGCTAAGGATGGCTCAATCACCAGTGGAAGGATTTTTTACGATGCCAGTAATTCCTCAGAACCTGGCTTATGTGACGGGTTTAAAATTGATAAAAAGGGCAATGTATTTGCATCAGGTCCCGGGGGAATCTGGATTTTCAATAAATCAGGGGAAATATTGGGAAAGATCAAGCTGGAAGGCGCGACAGCAGCAAATTGTGCGCTTACTCCTGACGGAAAAACTCTTTTTATAACTGCTGAAAAACATCTACTTCGCATGAAAATGCGATAG